A region from the Vicinamibacterales bacterium genome encodes:
- a CDS encoding AAA family ATPase codes for MTKPSPPPKTVLDTILEWSKDRPAWQRDALRRIVSGGRLSDEDRKELLDLCKQGHGASVAIKPSPLTKGHLPANPGQGDSVSLVSVADVEGVNNLAPAQTLTFAQSGITIIYGDNGTGKSGYSRILKRACRARHAGKIEGNIYGQNVPARATATISYAIGRAAPAPEKWVDADRPHKTLSAVSVFDSECASVHINEKNEVAFRPFGLDIPDELAGACQSIKEALATEQTQLEKARNPLFLKPSWKETTAVGKALASLKHDTDPLKISAMGTLTGDETARLARLREDLSKNPAKAFAEQTLKADSIKALLDELKDIETRTADSALMALFAAHRDAGEKREAARLAAEKAFSGEPLPDIGSEVWRSLWEAARRYSSEAAYPEQPFPAVEKDARCVLCQQTLQPEALDRMVRFEAFIRKDTERAAQVAEAAVKTARQDLTSCSIGTRALRPNLREVMIQDADLARRTRRYLAAARLRRCVLLKNLGSGEEVTLPATPPNPGHHLALLESTIRAYAVELQNAAGDAERKKLEADLAELADRELLGGMLETVQEEIDRLKSIHFLQQCAPDTATNAITKLGNDIADTVITPKLRDRFQEEIVKLAAEKVRVEIVRSGGKYGSPQYQLRLFAKPDAKIKDILSEGERTCVALAAFLTEVATATHLSAFVFDDPVSSLDHRWRRQVAKRLVEEAEHRQVVVFTHDLVFVNDLHDLAYEKKRAAKLVTVSRGPAGAGVVAEGLPWKAQSVEDRIDKLEKTTREAKKLYENNAEEEYAVEAAGIYDGLRASWERALEDVALFRVVQRHRDYIDQKNIKKITVLNEADCDAFHAGFRKCCDVVDAHDPSSGRNAVPPPPTEIIQDLQALKDWVAALRDRQKKIA; via the coding sequence CGGATCGTTTCAGGCGGGCGACTGTCGGACGAAGACCGGAAGGAGCTTCTCGACCTGTGCAAGCAGGGGCACGGGGCGAGTGTCGCGATTAAGCCGTCTCCGCTGACGAAAGGTCACCTGCCCGCCAATCCTGGTCAGGGGGATTCTGTCTCGCTGGTGTCGGTCGCGGACGTAGAGGGGGTCAACAACCTGGCACCGGCCCAAACGCTGACATTCGCCCAGAGCGGCATCACGATCATCTATGGCGACAATGGCACGGGCAAGTCCGGTTACTCCCGAATCCTGAAGCGCGCCTGCCGTGCCCGGCACGCGGGCAAGATAGAGGGGAACATCTACGGACAGAACGTCCCCGCGCGAGCGACGGCCACTATTTCATACGCCATCGGGCGCGCAGCGCCTGCACCGGAGAAGTGGGTCGACGCTGATCGCCCCCACAAGACACTCTCCGCCGTCAGTGTCTTCGACAGCGAGTGCGCCTCCGTCCATATCAATGAAAAGAACGAGGTCGCCTTCCGGCCGTTTGGCCTTGATATTCCAGACGAACTGGCGGGCGCCTGCCAGTCCATTAAGGAGGCGCTGGCGACGGAGCAGACCCAGCTCGAAAAGGCCCGCAATCCTCTTTTCTTGAAGCCGTCGTGGAAGGAGACCACTGCGGTCGGCAAAGCGCTCGCCTCCCTGAAACACGACACCGACCCTCTGAAGATCAGTGCGATGGGAACCCTAACGGGAGACGAGACGGCGCGGTTGGCGCGTCTCCGGGAAGACCTGTCAAAGAATCCGGCGAAGGCCTTTGCCGAGCAGACACTCAAGGCCGACAGTATCAAAGCCCTTCTGGATGAACTGAAGGACATCGAAACGCGAACGGCCGACAGCGCCCTGATGGCCTTGTTCGCCGCCCATCGAGACGCCGGGGAGAAGAGAGAAGCCGCGCGCCTGGCCGCCGAAAAAGCGTTCTCTGGCGAACCGCTGCCCGACATCGGCAGCGAGGTCTGGAGATCTCTCTGGGAGGCTGCTCGGCGCTATTCGTCAGAAGCAGCCTATCCGGAACAACCGTTCCCGGCGGTTGAGAAGGACGCCCGATGTGTTCTGTGCCAGCAGACTTTGCAGCCGGAGGCGCTCGATCGCATGGTCCGGTTCGAGGCGTTCATCCGTAAGGACACCGAGCGCGCGGCACAGGTGGCCGAAGCCGCCGTGAAGACAGCCCGTCAGGACCTTACCTCATGCAGCATAGGCACGCGTGCCCTCCGGCCGAATCTGCGGGAAGTGATGATTCAGGACGCAGACTTGGCGCGCCGGACGCGCCGCTACCTCGCGGCGGCCCGCCTCCGCAGGTGCGTTCTGCTTAAGAACCTGGGCAGCGGCGAGGAAGTCACCCTGCCGGCAACGCCGCCGAATCCCGGGCACCACCTGGCGCTTCTTGAAAGCACGATCCGCGCGTACGCGGTCGAGCTGCAGAATGCGGCGGGCGATGCCGAACGCAAGAAACTCGAAGCCGACCTTGCGGAACTTGCCGACCGGGAACTTCTCGGCGGCATGTTGGAGACGGTCCAGGAGGAAATCGACCGTCTCAAGTCCATTCACTTCCTGCAGCAATGCGCCCCGGACACCGCGACCAACGCGATCACGAAGCTCGGCAACGACATCGCGGACACCGTCATTACGCCCAAGCTCCGTGACCGTTTTCAGGAAGAGATCGTCAAGCTGGCCGCTGAGAAAGTGCGCGTCGAAATCGTCCGCTCCGGCGGCAAGTACGGCTCCCCGCAGTATCAGCTGCGCCTCTTCGCGAAGCCAGACGCGAAGATCAAGGACATCCTGAGCGAGGGTGAGCGGACCTGCGTCGCGCTGGCGGCGTTCCTGACGGAAGTCGCCACGGCGACACACCTCTCGGCTTTCGTGTTCGATGACCCTGTGTCATCTCTGGACCACCGGTGGCGGAGGCAGGTCGCCAAGCGCCTCGTCGAGGAGGCGGAACACCGCCAGGTCGTTGTGTTTACCCACGATCTGGTGTTTGTCAACGACCTCCACGACCTCGCTTACGAGAAGAAGCGTGCCGCGAAGCTCGTGACAGTCAGCCGGGGGCCGGCGGGCGCGGGTGTGGTCGCAGAGGGCCTGCCGTGGAAAGCGCAGAGCGTCGAAGACCGTATTGACAAGCTTGAGAAAACGACGCGCGAGGCGAAGAAGCTGTATGAGAACAATGCGGAGGAGGAATACGCCGTCGAGGCGGCTGGAATCTACGACGGCCTCCGTGCCTCGTGGGAACGTGCGCTGGAGGATGTCGCGCTATTCCGCGTCGTCCAGCGTCACCGGGACTACATCGACCAGAAGAACATCAAGAAAATAACCGTCCTGAACGAAGCTGACTGCGACGCTTTTCATGCGGGATTCAGGAAGTGCTGCGACGTTGTCGACGCACATGATCCGTCGAGTGGGCGCAACGCGGTTCCACCGCCGCCGACTGAAATCATCCAGGACCTCCAGGCGCTCAAGGACTGGGTTGCCGCGTTGCGAGACCGACAAAAAAAGATTGCCTGA